In Ochrobactrum vermis, the following proteins share a genomic window:
- the cobJ gene encoding precorrin-3B C(17)-methyltransferase: MEQRLIPAILVLGEAAVPTAQRIATTLERAEIFGLQNRVASLDNTFVHFGNAVRSLYEEGRPVIALCAAGIVIRALAPLLQNKRVEPPVLAIAEDGSAVVPLLGGLSGVNDLARQIAAALEVVPAITTSGELRFGINLLHPPAELTLANPDDAKNFMSNLLAGQKLRLNGKSRWLTESKLPFADDGALTITISPHIRPSRSNELTYYPQAVAIAVDAISDSVQNDIEDALAKAGIARPSLALLLAHEKDCTSSLLQTAATKLHVPLRYVENAADARALVLRSVEQPVELTESNGLAIAVAATPEDVLFVGRKRGKLVVIGLGPGSRELMTPAVQLELEQAEDILGYETYVRMAEENLRPFRADQTVHMTDNREEMQRARHAFKLAASGRHVAMVSSGDPGVFAMAAAVVEALHETDNAAWQGVELVIQPGISAAMAAASRIGAPLGHDFCTISLSDNLKPWEIIEKRLALAAEADLAMAFYNPISKARPHQLGRALEILRQYRSPETPVVLGRDIGRPAETTRTTMLGTLTPDDVDMRTVVIVGSSHTQRFTKPNGREWVYTPRWYGEKPDK, translated from the coding sequence ATGGAACAGCGCTTGATCCCTGCGATTCTGGTTCTTGGAGAAGCAGCCGTTCCGACCGCGCAACGGATCGCAACCACACTGGAACGCGCTGAGATATTCGGGCTACAGAACCGGGTTGCATCGCTGGACAACACTTTCGTGCATTTCGGCAATGCGGTCAGGTCGCTGTATGAAGAAGGCCGCCCCGTCATTGCGCTTTGCGCAGCCGGTATCGTCATCCGGGCACTCGCACCACTTTTGCAGAACAAGCGCGTCGAACCGCCGGTTCTGGCCATAGCCGAAGACGGAAGCGCAGTCGTGCCGCTTCTGGGCGGTCTCTCCGGTGTCAATGATCTGGCCCGGCAGATTGCAGCAGCACTTGAGGTCGTACCAGCCATAACCACGTCCGGCGAACTGCGGTTCGGGATCAACCTTCTGCACCCGCCTGCCGAACTGACCCTTGCCAATCCCGACGACGCGAAAAACTTCATGTCGAACCTGCTCGCGGGGCAGAAGCTACGGCTCAATGGAAAATCGCGTTGGCTTACGGAATCAAAATTACCTTTTGCCGACGATGGCGCGCTGACCATCACTATAAGCCCGCACATCCGTCCATCTCGGTCGAACGAGCTGACTTATTATCCGCAGGCTGTCGCAATTGCTGTCGATGCGATCAGCGATAGCGTTCAGAACGATATTGAAGATGCGCTTGCCAAAGCGGGGATAGCCCGGCCATCTCTCGCATTGCTTCTCGCCCACGAGAAGGACTGCACCTCTTCGCTGCTTCAGACAGCAGCGACAAAGCTCCACGTTCCACTACGTTACGTGGAGAATGCGGCCGATGCTCGTGCGCTGGTTCTTCGTTCAGTGGAACAGCCCGTCGAGCTGACAGAGAGCAACGGGCTCGCCATCGCCGTAGCCGCCACACCGGAAGATGTGCTGTTTGTCGGTCGAAAACGCGGGAAACTGGTCGTTATCGGCCTTGGACCCGGATCACGCGAATTGATGACACCCGCCGTTCAGCTTGAACTGGAACAGGCCGAAGACATTCTCGGCTATGAGACCTATGTGCGGATGGCTGAAGAGAACCTTCGCCCTTTCCGAGCCGACCAAACCGTTCACATGACCGATAATCGCGAAGAAATGCAGCGCGCGCGTCATGCATTCAAACTTGCGGCTTCCGGACGACATGTCGCCATGGTTTCTTCGGGCGACCCCGGTGTCTTTGCCATGGCTGCTGCCGTTGTCGAGGCGCTTCACGAAACAGATAATGCGGCATGGCAAGGCGTGGAGCTCGTCATCCAGCCCGGCATTTCAGCCGCGATGGCCGCCGCATCGCGTATCGGGGCGCCGCTGGGGCACGACTTCTGCACCATTTCACTATCGGACAATCTGAAACCATGGGAAATCATCGAGAAGCGCCTCGCGCTTGCCGCAGAAGCCGATCTCGCCATGGCATTCTACAATCCCATCTCCAAGGCGCGTCCGCATCAGCTTGGTCGCGCCCTTGAAATCCTACGCCAGTATCGGTCACCCGAAACACCAGTCGTCCTTGGGCGTGACATAGGCAGACCGGCGGAGACAACACGGACAACCATGCTCGGTACGCTGACACCGGATGATGTCGACATGCGAACCGTTGTGATCGTCGGTTCGTCCCACACACAACGTTTTACAAAGCCTAACGGCAGGGAATGGGTTTATACGCCACGCTGGTACGGCGAAAAGCCGGATAAATGA